Proteins from a single region of Nerophis ophidion isolate RoL-2023_Sa linkage group LG08, RoL_Noph_v1.0, whole genome shotgun sequence:
- the anks3 gene encoding ankyrin repeat and SAM domain-containing protein 3 isoform X1 — protein sequence MSELSDEASESEQLGVSLSLWLGESLVRSEELDVPLDLHTACSIGQYDVVAECIKRREVDLNGKNIGGWTPLMYASYIGHDNIANLLLEAGVKVNATTAKGQTPLMLAASCGNESIAYFLLQQGAELELKDCRGWTSLFHCTCTGHQQMVKFLLDNNADANVREPGSGFTPLMEAAASGHEIIVQHLLDHKVKVDERNAKGETARALAMTYGYTKIASLIDSRSPRNKAGHFEDLSSSEDSDSGPPRPRPSRSRAKGISIHDGPQAIAKFRVGGAGRTGGSCEPRTARAGYTAFRDIGNQSDGICYRDVTSPINELDGQSNSSRGDSPFLDNDMPTIRSSSSSSESLPPVNGWEASVESNEDSDQCKKSSSRRLNKAHYSKGKNRYVGSDAAYTGATGDCGKCSHVPSSYNGPKDLAEFLEHLGFSKYLPLLEEQDIDLRLFLTLTENDLKEIGITLFGPKRKMTSAIARWHSSARPPSDALEQAYADQLEAEMQEMAIQLHKCCEEVEGLQSQVSQEKELRTVMEGCLMDDKMAWRRVHAELVENHRLAQEMNATLAKARVCRTELVASVTADRFLNGVEVKPKGDAGESLARKMLFETFSFNLTFYYAGCPTLSCEVELMKKLDSYQEELTGTLQTVLQSLRRLSASEKVSDSWERP from the exons ATGTCTGAGCTAAGCGACGAGGCCAGTGAGTCGGAGCAGCTGGGAGTCAGTCTCTCCCTCTGGCTGGGCGAGTCTCTGGTGAGATCCGAGGAGCTGGACGTCCCTTTGGACCTTCACACCGCCTGCTCCATCGGCCAGTATGACGTGGTGGCAGAGTGCATCAAAAG GCGTGAGGTGGACCTAAATGGGAAGAACATTGGAGGATGGACCCCCTTAATGTATGCTTCATACATTGGTCATGACAACATTGCTAATCTCCTGCTTGAAGCCGGTGTGAAGGTCAACGCCACCACCGCTAAAGGACAGACCCCTCTGATGCTGGCGGCGAGCTGTGGGAATGAAAGCATCGCCTACTTTCTGCTTCAG CAAGGTGCAGAGCTGGAGCTGAAGGACTGCCGAGGCTGGACATCCCTGTTTCACTGTACATGTACGGGTCACCAGCAGATGGTTAAGTTTCTGCTAGATAACAATGCCGATGCGAATGTGAG GGAGCCTGGGTCTGGATTTACTCCCTTAATGGAGGCTGCTGCTTCTGGGCATGAAATCATTGTTCAGCACCTGCTTGATCAT AAGGTTAAGGTAGATGAGCGCAACGCCAAAGGTGAGACGGCGCGAGCCCTTGCCATGACGTACGGCTACACCAAGATAGCAAGCCTCATTGACTCACGTTCTccaaggaacaaagcag GACATTTTGAAGACCTCAGCTCCTCTGAGGACTCGGACAGCGGCCCCCCTCGGCCACGACCCAGCCGCAGCCGAGCTAAGGGCATTAGCATACACGACGGGCCACAAGCTATCGCTAAGTTTAGGGTCGGAGGCGCTGGCAGGACTGGAGGATCGTGTG AGCCTCGTACAGCACGTGCTGGCTACACAGCATTCCGCGATATCGGCAATCAGAGCGATGGCATTTGCTATCGCGACGTGACCTCGCCCATCAACGAGCTGGACGGCCAAAGCAATAGCAGCAGAG GTGACAGTCCGTTCTTGGACAACGACATGCCCACCATAAGGAGCAGCAGTAGCAGCAGTGAGAGTCTACCTCCTGTCAACGGCTGGGAAGCCTCGGTGGAAAGTAACGAG GATTCTGATCAGTGCAAAAAGAGCAGCTCACGCAGACTCAATAAGGCTCATTACTCCAAAGGCAAAAACCGCTATGTAGGCAGCGATGCAGCGTACACTGGTGCTACAGGGGACTGTGGGAAATGTTCCCATGTTCCATCATCCTACAACGGTCCTAAA GATCTTGCTGAGTTCTTGGAACACCTTGGCTTCTCAAAATATCTCCCTTTACTGGAGGAGCAAGACATTGACCTACGTCTTTTCCTCACCCTGACAGAGAACGACCTAAAAGAGATCGGGATCAC GTTGTTTGGACCAAAGCGTAAGATGACGTCCGCCATTGCCAGGTGGCACAGCAGCGCTCGCCCTCCAAGTGATGCTCTGGAACAGGCATATGCTGACCAGCTGGAAGCTGAAATGCAGGAGATGGCTATCCAGCTGCACAAA TGCTGTGAGGAAGTGGAGGGTCTGCAGAGTCAGGTGTCTCAGGAAAAAGAGTTGCGCACCGTGATGGAGGGATGTCTGATGGACGACAAGATGGCATGGAGGAGGGTACATGCAGAGCTTGTGGAGAACCACCGTCTGGCCCAGGAAATGAATGCGACATTAGCAAAGGCCAGAGTGTGTCGCACGGAGCTGGTTGCTTCAGTAACTGCCGACAGATTTTTGAACGGCGTGGAAGTAAAACCAAAAGGTGACGCAGGTGAGTCGCTTGCTCGTAAAATGCTTTTTGAGACTTTTTCTTTTAACCTGACATTTTACTATGCTGGATGTCCGACACTTTCCTGTGAAGTTGAGCTGATGAAGAAATTGGATTCCTACCAAGAAGAACTCA CGGGGACCTTGCAAACTGTGCTGCAGAGTCTGAGGCGATTGAGTGCCTCTGAAAAAGTTTCAGATAGTTGGGAAAGACCTTGA
- the wdr24 gene encoding GATOR2 complex protein WDR24 isoform X2, whose product MEKMSRVTTALGNSAISGRTMFCHLDAPANAISVCRDASQVVVAGRNIFKIYGLEEEQLVEKLNLRVGRKPSLNFSCADVMWHQTEENLLATAATNGAVVTWNLGKPSRNKQEQLFTEHKRTVNKVCFHPTEVYMLLSGSQDGFMKCFDLRKKESVSTFSGQSESVRDVQFSMKDYFTFAASFENGNVQLWDIRRPDRYERMFTAHTGPVFCCDWHPDDRGWLATGGRDKMVKVWDMTTNRAKEIYCVQTIASVARVKWRPARKFHLGTCSMMVDHNIYVWDVRRPFIPFATFEEHKDVTTGIVWRHQHDPHFLLSGSKDSTLYQHMFKDATRPVDKANPEGLCFGLFGDLAFAAKESLINGDANRKPYPGGDRRYPIFFFKKPDLTEKFAHVSSALAVFEKDLNSNHMDWFVKTAQLYLLSGKPFAELCDHNAKVARQLKRPQVSTTWTMLRIMFSDPANITTPGLNQNLSKLGTLPLMNSMKEMSNEGRLERSKGDGRQDNVHLEPENISNYNEENEETEGSEGQADYMFGDAELDDDDLYSMEHDNQTEEQECTLPQEAFQLRHDILDNPSAPEHLQQDKADSPHVSGNEAEVMCLTPIESFPLISISQPLFTPHLSASFFCPIVREMLGYYAERGDVQMAVSVLIVLGERIRKEIDDLTQEHWYMSYIDLLQRFKLWNVSNEVIKLSTCSAITCLNQTSTTLHINCSNCKRPMNNRGWICDRCHQCASVCAVCHHVVKGLFVWCQGCSHGGHLEHIINWLKSSAHCPAGCGHLCEYT is encoded by the exons ATGGAGAAGATGTCCCGGGTCACCACAGCTCTTGGCAACAGCGCCATCAGCGGTCGGACCATGTTCTGCCACTTAGACGCTCCCGCCAACGCCATCAGCGTGTGCCGTGACGCCTCGCAGGTGGTGGTGGCCGGCCGCAACATCTTCAAGATCTACGGCCTGGAGGAGGAGCAGTTGGTGGAGAAGCTGAATCTTCGTGTGGGCCGCAAGCCGTCTCTCAACTTTAGCTGCGCAGACGTcatgtggcaccaaacggaggaGAACCTGCTGGCGACCGCCGCCACCAACGGCGCCGTGGTGACGTGGAACCTGGGAAAACCGTCTCGCAACAAGCAGGAACAGCTGTTCACCGAGCACAAGCGTACTGTCAACAAAGTGTGCTTCCACCCAACGGAGGTGTACATGCTGCTGAGTGGATCGCAAGATGGCTTCATGAAGTGTTTTGACCTGCGCAAAAAGGAGTCTGTCAGTACTTTCTCAG GTCAGTCAGAGAGCGTGCGAGACGTTCAGTTCAGCATGAAAGATTATTTCACGTTCGCTGCTTCTTTTGAGAACGGAAACGTGCAGCTGTGGGACATCAGACGGCCGGACCGCTACGAGCGAATGTTCACCGCCCACACGGGTCCAGTGTTTTGTTGTGACTGGCACCCTGatgacag GGGCTGGTTAGCCACAGGAGGCAGAGACAAGATGGTGAAGGTATGGGACATGACCACAAACCGTGCCAAAGAGATCTACTGTGTCCAAACCATCGCCTCAGTAGCGCGAGTAAAATGGCGTCCAGCGAGGAAGTTCCACCTGGGCACCTGCTCAATGATGGTGGATCACAACATCTACGTGTGGGACGTGCGAAGACCGTTCATCCCCTTTGCTACCTTTGAGGAGCACAAAGATGTGACTACGGGTATCGTGTGGCGCCACCAGCACGACCCTCACTTCCTGCTGTCGGGCTCCAAAGACAGCACGCTCTACCAGCACATGTTTAAAGATGCCACGCGACCCGTGGATAAGGCCAACCCAGAAGGTCTCTGCTTCGGCCTTTTTGGCGACTTGGCCTTTGCAGCTAAAGAGAGTCTAATCAATGGCGATGCCAACAGAAAGCCTTACCCTGGTGGCGACCGCCGCTACCCCATCTTTTTCTTCAAGAAGCCCGACCTGACAGAGAAGTTTGCCCACGTGTCAAGTGCCCTGGCCGTCTTTGAGAAAGACTTGAACAGTAACCACATGGACTGGTTTGTGAAGACGGCACAACTCTACCTCCTCAGCGGGAAGCCCTTTGCTGAACTGTGCGATCACAACGCCAAAGTGGCTCGCCAGCTCAAAAGACCTCAA GTTTCAACAACGTGGACCATGCTGAGGATCATGTTCTCTGACCCAGCAAACATCACTACTCCTGGGCTCAACCAAAACCTCAGTAAACTGGGCACCTTACCTCTAATGAACAG CATGAAGGAGATGAGCAATGAGGGCAGACTGGAGCGCAGCAAAGGGGACGGCAGACAGGACAACGTCCACTTGGAGCCTGAAAACATCAGCAATTATAACGAAG AAAATGAGGAGACGGAGGGCAGCGAGGGCCAGGCTGACTACATGTTTGGAGATGCTGAGCTTGATGATGATGACCTGTACTCTATGGAACATGACAACCAGACAG AGGAGCAGGAGTGCACGCTCCCCCAGGAGGCTTTCCAACTCCGCCACGACATCCTGGACAACCCGTCCGCTCCCGAGCACCTTCAGCAGGATAAGGCCGACTCGCCGCATGTCAGCGGAAATGAGGCTGAGGTCATGTGCCTGACGCCTATCGAGTCCTTCCCCCTCATCTCCATCTCCCAGCCGCTGTTCACCCCCCATCTGTCCGCCAGCTTCTTTTGCCCCATCGTGCGTGAGATGCTCGGTTACTACGCCGAGCGAGGCGACGTGCAGATGGCCGTGTCTGTGCTCATCGTCCTGGGAGAGCGGATACGTAAAGAGATCGATGACCTCACGCAG GAGCACTGGTACATGTCCTACATCGACCTACTGCAGCGTTTTAAGCTGTGGAACGTGTCCAACGAGGTGATCAAGTTGAGTACATGCAGCGCCATCACTTGTCTGAATCAGACGTCCACCACCCTGCACATCAACTGCAGCAACTGCAAACGGCCCATGAACAATAGAGGCTGGATTTGTGACAG GTGTCACCAGTGTGCCAGTGTGTGCGCCGTGTGCCACCATGTGGTGAAAGGACTCTTTGTGTGGTGTCAGGGCTGCAGCCATGGTGGTCACCTGGAGCACATCATTAACTGGCTCAAGAGCAGTGCCCACTGCCCTGCGGGCTGCGGGCACCTGTGTGAGTACACCTGA
- the wdr24 gene encoding GATOR2 complex protein WDR24 isoform X1 gives MEKMSRVTTALGNSAISGRTMFCHLDAPANAISVCRDASQVVVAGRNIFKIYGLEEEQLVEKLNLRVGRKPSLNFSCADVMWHQTEENLLATAATNGAVVTWNLGKPSRNKQEQLFTEHKRTVNKVCFHPTEVYMLLSGSQDGFMKCFDLRKKESVSTFSGQSESVRDVQFSMKDYFTFAASFENGNVQLWDIRRPDRYERMFTAHTGPVFCCDWHPDDRGWLATGGRDKMVKVWDMTTNRAKEIYCVQTIASVARVKWRPARKFHLGTCSMMVDHNIYVWDVRRPFIPFATFEEHKDVTTGIVWRHQHDPHFLLSGSKDSTLYQHMFKDATRPVDKANPEGLCFGLFGDLAFAAKESLINGDANRKPYPGGDRRYPIFFFKKPDLTEKFAHVSSALAVFEKDLNSNHMDWFVKTAQLYLLSGKPFAELCDHNAKVARQLKRPQVSTTWTMLRIMFSDPANITTPGLNQNLSKLGTLPLMNSFSMKEMSNEGRLERSKGDGRQDNVHLEPENISNYNEENEETEGSEGQADYMFGDAELDDDDLYSMEHDNQTEEQECTLPQEAFQLRHDILDNPSAPEHLQQDKADSPHVSGNEAEVMCLTPIESFPLISISQPLFTPHLSASFFCPIVREMLGYYAERGDVQMAVSVLIVLGERIRKEIDDLTQEHWYMSYIDLLQRFKLWNVSNEVIKLSTCSAITCLNQTSTTLHINCSNCKRPMNNRGWICDRCHQCASVCAVCHHVVKGLFVWCQGCSHGGHLEHIINWLKSSAHCPAGCGHLCEYT, from the exons ATGGAGAAGATGTCCCGGGTCACCACAGCTCTTGGCAACAGCGCCATCAGCGGTCGGACCATGTTCTGCCACTTAGACGCTCCCGCCAACGCCATCAGCGTGTGCCGTGACGCCTCGCAGGTGGTGGTGGCCGGCCGCAACATCTTCAAGATCTACGGCCTGGAGGAGGAGCAGTTGGTGGAGAAGCTGAATCTTCGTGTGGGCCGCAAGCCGTCTCTCAACTTTAGCTGCGCAGACGTcatgtggcaccaaacggaggaGAACCTGCTGGCGACCGCCGCCACCAACGGCGCCGTGGTGACGTGGAACCTGGGAAAACCGTCTCGCAACAAGCAGGAACAGCTGTTCACCGAGCACAAGCGTACTGTCAACAAAGTGTGCTTCCACCCAACGGAGGTGTACATGCTGCTGAGTGGATCGCAAGATGGCTTCATGAAGTGTTTTGACCTGCGCAAAAAGGAGTCTGTCAGTACTTTCTCAG GTCAGTCAGAGAGCGTGCGAGACGTTCAGTTCAGCATGAAAGATTATTTCACGTTCGCTGCTTCTTTTGAGAACGGAAACGTGCAGCTGTGGGACATCAGACGGCCGGACCGCTACGAGCGAATGTTCACCGCCCACACGGGTCCAGTGTTTTGTTGTGACTGGCACCCTGatgacag GGGCTGGTTAGCCACAGGAGGCAGAGACAAGATGGTGAAGGTATGGGACATGACCACAAACCGTGCCAAAGAGATCTACTGTGTCCAAACCATCGCCTCAGTAGCGCGAGTAAAATGGCGTCCAGCGAGGAAGTTCCACCTGGGCACCTGCTCAATGATGGTGGATCACAACATCTACGTGTGGGACGTGCGAAGACCGTTCATCCCCTTTGCTACCTTTGAGGAGCACAAAGATGTGACTACGGGTATCGTGTGGCGCCACCAGCACGACCCTCACTTCCTGCTGTCGGGCTCCAAAGACAGCACGCTCTACCAGCACATGTTTAAAGATGCCACGCGACCCGTGGATAAGGCCAACCCAGAAGGTCTCTGCTTCGGCCTTTTTGGCGACTTGGCCTTTGCAGCTAAAGAGAGTCTAATCAATGGCGATGCCAACAGAAAGCCTTACCCTGGTGGCGACCGCCGCTACCCCATCTTTTTCTTCAAGAAGCCCGACCTGACAGAGAAGTTTGCCCACGTGTCAAGTGCCCTGGCCGTCTTTGAGAAAGACTTGAACAGTAACCACATGGACTGGTTTGTGAAGACGGCACAACTCTACCTCCTCAGCGGGAAGCCCTTTGCTGAACTGTGCGATCACAACGCCAAAGTGGCTCGCCAGCTCAAAAGACCTCAA GTTTCAACAACGTGGACCATGCTGAGGATCATGTTCTCTGACCCAGCAAACATCACTACTCCTGGGCTCAACCAAAACCTCAGTAAACTGGGCACCTTACCTCTAATGAACAG TTTCAGCATGAAGGAGATGAGCAATGAGGGCAGACTGGAGCGCAGCAAAGGGGACGGCAGACAGGACAACGTCCACTTGGAGCCTGAAAACATCAGCAATTATAACGAAG AAAATGAGGAGACGGAGGGCAGCGAGGGCCAGGCTGACTACATGTTTGGAGATGCTGAGCTTGATGATGATGACCTGTACTCTATGGAACATGACAACCAGACAG AGGAGCAGGAGTGCACGCTCCCCCAGGAGGCTTTCCAACTCCGCCACGACATCCTGGACAACCCGTCCGCTCCCGAGCACCTTCAGCAGGATAAGGCCGACTCGCCGCATGTCAGCGGAAATGAGGCTGAGGTCATGTGCCTGACGCCTATCGAGTCCTTCCCCCTCATCTCCATCTCCCAGCCGCTGTTCACCCCCCATCTGTCCGCCAGCTTCTTTTGCCCCATCGTGCGTGAGATGCTCGGTTACTACGCCGAGCGAGGCGACGTGCAGATGGCCGTGTCTGTGCTCATCGTCCTGGGAGAGCGGATACGTAAAGAGATCGATGACCTCACGCAG GAGCACTGGTACATGTCCTACATCGACCTACTGCAGCGTTTTAAGCTGTGGAACGTGTCCAACGAGGTGATCAAGTTGAGTACATGCAGCGCCATCACTTGTCTGAATCAGACGTCCACCACCCTGCACATCAACTGCAGCAACTGCAAACGGCCCATGAACAATAGAGGCTGGATTTGTGACAG GTGTCACCAGTGTGCCAGTGTGTGCGCCGTGTGCCACCATGTGGTGAAAGGACTCTTTGTGTGGTGTCAGGGCTGCAGCCATGGTGGTCACCTGGAGCACATCATTAACTGGCTCAAGAGCAGTGCCCACTGCCCTGCGGGCTGCGGGCACCTGTGTGAGTACACCTGA
- the anks3 gene encoding ankyrin repeat and SAM domain-containing protein 3 isoform X2, with protein sequence MSELSDEASESEQLGVSLSLWLGESLVRSEELDVPLDLHTACSIGQYDVVAECIKRREVDLNGKNIGGWTPLMYASYIGHDNIANLLLEAGVKVNATTAKGQTPLMLAASCGNESIAYFLLQQGAELELKDCRGWTSLFHCTCTGHQQMVKFLLDNNADANVREPGSGFTPLMEAAASGHEIIVQHLLDHKVKVDERNAKGETARALAMTYGYTKIASLIDSRSPRNKAGHFEDLSSSEDSDSGPPRPRPSRSRAKGISIHDGPQAIAKFRVGGAGRTGGSCEPRTARAGYTAFRDIGNQSDGICYRDVTSPINELDGQSNSSRGDSPFLDNDMPTIRSSSSSSESLPPVNGWEASVESNEDSDQCKKSSSRRLNKAHYSKGKNRYVGSDAAYTGATGDCGKCSHVPSSYNGPKDLAEFLEHLGFSKYLPLLEEQDIDLRLFLTLTENDLKEIGITLFGPKRKMTSAIARWHSSARPPSDALEQAYADQLEAEMQEMAIQLHKCCEEVEGLQSQVSQEKELRTVMEGCLMDDKMAWRRVHAELVENHRLAQEMNATLAKARVCRTELVASVTADRFLNGVEVKPKGDAVELMKKLDSYQEELTGTLQTVLQSLRRLSASEKVSDSWERP encoded by the exons ATGTCTGAGCTAAGCGACGAGGCCAGTGAGTCGGAGCAGCTGGGAGTCAGTCTCTCCCTCTGGCTGGGCGAGTCTCTGGTGAGATCCGAGGAGCTGGACGTCCCTTTGGACCTTCACACCGCCTGCTCCATCGGCCAGTATGACGTGGTGGCAGAGTGCATCAAAAG GCGTGAGGTGGACCTAAATGGGAAGAACATTGGAGGATGGACCCCCTTAATGTATGCTTCATACATTGGTCATGACAACATTGCTAATCTCCTGCTTGAAGCCGGTGTGAAGGTCAACGCCACCACCGCTAAAGGACAGACCCCTCTGATGCTGGCGGCGAGCTGTGGGAATGAAAGCATCGCCTACTTTCTGCTTCAG CAAGGTGCAGAGCTGGAGCTGAAGGACTGCCGAGGCTGGACATCCCTGTTTCACTGTACATGTACGGGTCACCAGCAGATGGTTAAGTTTCTGCTAGATAACAATGCCGATGCGAATGTGAG GGAGCCTGGGTCTGGATTTACTCCCTTAATGGAGGCTGCTGCTTCTGGGCATGAAATCATTGTTCAGCACCTGCTTGATCAT AAGGTTAAGGTAGATGAGCGCAACGCCAAAGGTGAGACGGCGCGAGCCCTTGCCATGACGTACGGCTACACCAAGATAGCAAGCCTCATTGACTCACGTTCTccaaggaacaaagcag GACATTTTGAAGACCTCAGCTCCTCTGAGGACTCGGACAGCGGCCCCCCTCGGCCACGACCCAGCCGCAGCCGAGCTAAGGGCATTAGCATACACGACGGGCCACAAGCTATCGCTAAGTTTAGGGTCGGAGGCGCTGGCAGGACTGGAGGATCGTGTG AGCCTCGTACAGCACGTGCTGGCTACACAGCATTCCGCGATATCGGCAATCAGAGCGATGGCATTTGCTATCGCGACGTGACCTCGCCCATCAACGAGCTGGACGGCCAAAGCAATAGCAGCAGAG GTGACAGTCCGTTCTTGGACAACGACATGCCCACCATAAGGAGCAGCAGTAGCAGCAGTGAGAGTCTACCTCCTGTCAACGGCTGGGAAGCCTCGGTGGAAAGTAACGAG GATTCTGATCAGTGCAAAAAGAGCAGCTCACGCAGACTCAATAAGGCTCATTACTCCAAAGGCAAAAACCGCTATGTAGGCAGCGATGCAGCGTACACTGGTGCTACAGGGGACTGTGGGAAATGTTCCCATGTTCCATCATCCTACAACGGTCCTAAA GATCTTGCTGAGTTCTTGGAACACCTTGGCTTCTCAAAATATCTCCCTTTACTGGAGGAGCAAGACATTGACCTACGTCTTTTCCTCACCCTGACAGAGAACGACCTAAAAGAGATCGGGATCAC GTTGTTTGGACCAAAGCGTAAGATGACGTCCGCCATTGCCAGGTGGCACAGCAGCGCTCGCCCTCCAAGTGATGCTCTGGAACAGGCATATGCTGACCAGCTGGAAGCTGAAATGCAGGAGATGGCTATCCAGCTGCACAAA TGCTGTGAGGAAGTGGAGGGTCTGCAGAGTCAGGTGTCTCAGGAAAAAGAGTTGCGCACCGTGATGGAGGGATGTCTGATGGACGACAAGATGGCATGGAGGAGGGTACATGCAGAGCTTGTGGAGAACCACCGTCTGGCCCAGGAAATGAATGCGACATTAGCAAAGGCCAGAGTGTGTCGCACGGAGCTGGTTGCTTCAGTAACTGCCGACAGATTTTTGAACGGCGTGGAAGTAAAACCAAAAGGTGACGCAG TTGAGCTGATGAAGAAATTGGATTCCTACCAAGAAGAACTCA CGGGGACCTTGCAAACTGTGCTGCAGAGTCTGAGGCGATTGAGTGCCTCTGAAAAAGTTTCAGATAGTTGGGAAAGACCTTGA
- the anks3 gene encoding ankyrin repeat and SAM domain-containing protein 3 isoform X3, with product MVKFLLDNNADANVREPGSGFTPLMEAAASGHEIIVQHLLDHKVKVDERNAKGETARALAMTYGYTKIASLIDSRSPRNKAGHFEDLSSSEDSDSGPPRPRPSRSRAKGISIHDGPQAIAKFRVGGAGRTGGSCEPRTARAGYTAFRDIGNQSDGICYRDVTSPINELDGQSNSSRGDSPFLDNDMPTIRSSSSSSESLPPVNGWEASVESNEDSDQCKKSSSRRLNKAHYSKGKNRYVGSDAAYTGATGDCGKCSHVPSSYNGPKDLAEFLEHLGFSKYLPLLEEQDIDLRLFLTLTENDLKEIGITLFGPKRKMTSAIARWHSSARPPSDALEQAYADQLEAEMQEMAIQLHKCCEEVEGLQSQVSQEKELRTVMEGCLMDDKMAWRRVHAELVENHRLAQEMNATLAKARVCRTELVASVTADRFLNGVEVKPKGDAGESLARKMLFETFSFNLTFYYAGCPTLSCEVELMKKLDSYQEELTGTLQTVLQSLRRLSASEKVSDSWERP from the exons ATGGTTAAGTTTCTGCTAGATAACAATGCCGATGCGAATGTGAG GGAGCCTGGGTCTGGATTTACTCCCTTAATGGAGGCTGCTGCTTCTGGGCATGAAATCATTGTTCAGCACCTGCTTGATCAT AAGGTTAAGGTAGATGAGCGCAACGCCAAAGGTGAGACGGCGCGAGCCCTTGCCATGACGTACGGCTACACCAAGATAGCAAGCCTCATTGACTCACGTTCTccaaggaacaaagcag GACATTTTGAAGACCTCAGCTCCTCTGAGGACTCGGACAGCGGCCCCCCTCGGCCACGACCCAGCCGCAGCCGAGCTAAGGGCATTAGCATACACGACGGGCCACAAGCTATCGCTAAGTTTAGGGTCGGAGGCGCTGGCAGGACTGGAGGATCGTGTG AGCCTCGTACAGCACGTGCTGGCTACACAGCATTCCGCGATATCGGCAATCAGAGCGATGGCATTTGCTATCGCGACGTGACCTCGCCCATCAACGAGCTGGACGGCCAAAGCAATAGCAGCAGAG GTGACAGTCCGTTCTTGGACAACGACATGCCCACCATAAGGAGCAGCAGTAGCAGCAGTGAGAGTCTACCTCCTGTCAACGGCTGGGAAGCCTCGGTGGAAAGTAACGAG GATTCTGATCAGTGCAAAAAGAGCAGCTCACGCAGACTCAATAAGGCTCATTACTCCAAAGGCAAAAACCGCTATGTAGGCAGCGATGCAGCGTACACTGGTGCTACAGGGGACTGTGGGAAATGTTCCCATGTTCCATCATCCTACAACGGTCCTAAA GATCTTGCTGAGTTCTTGGAACACCTTGGCTTCTCAAAATATCTCCCTTTACTGGAGGAGCAAGACATTGACCTACGTCTTTTCCTCACCCTGACAGAGAACGACCTAAAAGAGATCGGGATCAC GTTGTTTGGACCAAAGCGTAAGATGACGTCCGCCATTGCCAGGTGGCACAGCAGCGCTCGCCCTCCAAGTGATGCTCTGGAACAGGCATATGCTGACCAGCTGGAAGCTGAAATGCAGGAGATGGCTATCCAGCTGCACAAA TGCTGTGAGGAAGTGGAGGGTCTGCAGAGTCAGGTGTCTCAGGAAAAAGAGTTGCGCACCGTGATGGAGGGATGTCTGATGGACGACAAGATGGCATGGAGGAGGGTACATGCAGAGCTTGTGGAGAACCACCGTCTGGCCCAGGAAATGAATGCGACATTAGCAAAGGCCAGAGTGTGTCGCACGGAGCTGGTTGCTTCAGTAACTGCCGACAGATTTTTGAACGGCGTGGAAGTAAAACCAAAAGGTGACGCAGGTGAGTCGCTTGCTCGTAAAATGCTTTTTGAGACTTTTTCTTTTAACCTGACATTTTACTATGCTGGATGTCCGACACTTTCCTGTGAAGTTGAGCTGATGAAGAAATTGGATTCCTACCAAGAAGAACTCA CGGGGACCTTGCAAACTGTGCTGCAGAGTCTGAGGCGATTGAGTGCCTCTGAAAAAGTTTCAGATAGTTGGGAAAGACCTTGA